GCAGTTCAGGTTCAGCATGGAGGCCTTCAAGTTCATTGGCTTGCATGACCAGGTGAAGAAGTGACTACATGCTTAGACTGGATTAAGTGACTCTAACTGTGTCTGTTATCACCCCTGAGTGAATATGTCCGATTCATAAATTCCTTTTTCACAGTTAAGTGGAAAAACAGTCACGACAAGGCGGTTAAAGTTGCAGCAGTCATGTAAGGCTCACCTGCTGATCTAAAGCCAgcttttcctgttgttgtcaggtGTACATCAGCTGTTCAGTCATCATGTGTGAAGCAGGGGAGCCCAACACCAGGTGCTCACAGGGATGCATCAACTCCACACAGTCAGCCCGCCGAAAGCGAGAGGCTACCACCCAGAGTGGGATACACTTTGTTTCCCAGGGTCCCCTCCGGCTGAGGAGGTCAGCAGAGCTCAGGGAAAGCCCAGGTATGAATACAAGCAGTGCTTTCTCTACAGCACACCCGCCTCCTTTGAGATCACATGCAAATTACGCTTGTCTTCTCTCCAGTGATGAACCTGAATCTGAACCTGGTCTTCATCGCTGGATGTCTTCTTGCAGCCGTCGGCATGATCAGCGCCGCAGTCATGTACAAATCCAAAATGCTGAGGGTCAGATACCAGCCTTTGCCCACATCTGAAAGTTAGGAAGCAGCCCGAGCAGAATAAAGATtctgttttaatcacatttgGATATACAAAGAtgaatttgattatttttctatcAGATATCTGTTCATGTATCGAATCCCCTGCATATCTGTTTAAATGTCTACAGCTATAGTTGGACAAGCTGAAAGGATAGAAAATCAGTATCTTTGCAAAGTGAGTCTTGTTTTAAGCAACAGTGAAACCTGGTACTGCAGCTGCTGGGTGTTCAGTTCAGTAATCTGGGGTGTAGGTTTACCACTTTTCTACTTTTATGTTTTACGGTGTGGTTTAAAGCAACTATCTTCATTTACATGCATAGCCTTGTCTGAGCGTGATCGCTAACATGTCGAATGTTGTCAAAACACGTACACCTGCTAAATGGATCAGTAAAACATAAATTCTCTTACacctgtgtttgcttttgtcctcttcctaacacacacacacacacacacacacacacatacacacacacacagtgtcactATCACCACGTCATCACTAACTGCACCACTCGTGACAAGAATATGAAGAAAGCTATAAACAAATAAGGAACCCATCATGCTGCTAAGGTCTGAAAGAATGTGGGACACTGATTTAATGTCAACATTTTACAGTGCGCCAACAACTGTAATCGTGGATGTTTTTAGCAAATATCACATGCTATAAGTCACCAAATGGGCCTTCTTGTCATCTCCCTATTTGTCATCTTATTTCCCAGGTTATTCATTTGTGAGAACTAGAGGGGTTTAAAGATTGTCCAAATCCAGGATTCGTTTTTTATGGGATATCAAGAACCCTGAAGAACAGTACGAAAGCAGATCAACTTTATAACTCAAGTTCACATATATAAGTAGACTTTGCTGAAGACCAGTCCACACATCATTTAAGCGCAGCCTTTGAAAATGGGGTTTACGAGCAGCCCCTGAATGCAGCGCACGGGGCGCAGTCAGCTCCACAAGGCAGGGCCCGCCGATGCCCCACAATCCAGTTTCGATCTGATGTCAGGGATTTCACGATCACCGATACATGAACTGATATCTCTGTGTGTCATTATTAGAAGCAGCTCAGCAGAAATGTGAGCTTTAAGAGAGATATAGGCcatgattttaaattaaaatagattttaattaGGCTACCAGTGTCTTTTTAATTCGGCCTGTTTGTGTTAATGACTTAATCACATTCACGTGTAAAAACAAGATGGTTTTAgtggtaaataaaatgttcagcaCATAAATGATCTGATCTAAAGAGGGGATCCctgcagcagaaatgcaaataaagtgaTCTCATGTGCTCAGGATGTGGTGATAGGTTTCAGGTTCGATACTCAAACCCAAATCCCCGTATCAGTAAGCTATCAATACATCGGGGTTCCCGCCTACCCCGAAACTTCTTCCAGGTGTTTACTACTGGGAGGAAGAAAACGGTTCGATTGTTCGACCCAAAGTGGACGTTTGAGACGTGAGGGGAGCCCGCTGTGagagaaaatgtctgtttggacagtttttgtccttttgggGACAGGACTGGCGACAGTAAACTGCGGTAAATGTGACTTTTCTTCCACGTTAATGTGAATTCAGGCTGTGAAAAGCGAAAGTTAAGGTGTGACGTCTGTGTTGCATGGAGAAGTTCAGACTGAGTTTGTTAATCCAGTGTGATTTCTTCCAGTCAGTGATGAGTATTTTCAGGTTTTACACGAGTCACAGTGTGaactgtgaatttaaaaaatgagtttAGTTACCAGTGTTAGTGttacaaagtacatttattcaagtaacGGACTTAAGTATAGATTGGAGGTACTTGTATAATACTTCATTATTTACCTTTTATCCAACTTTATACTTCTATTCCACTACATCTCAGAaacaaatattgtacttttactccattacatttaaCTCACTGCTTTAGATGCTCTTCAGATTACAATTTGTCAAAGGTGTACCTTTCCTGTCCACTAAAAACTATACATCTCTAAATATGGTGATTTGGATTTTGATTTCTTGCATTAAACTGAGGGATGAAGTGTTCCGTTATGTGTTGAGGAAattctcctcttttttcagcaaaatttttccattttccagcTCAGGAACCTGGTTGGAACAGTTTGGAAAGGAGCTCAGACAAGCTCCACCTTAAACGTCTGTGGCAGGATTGCAGCAGTGAATTGGTGATATGAATTCAAGAAGTAAAATACTGACAGGGATTTTTCCCTGAATTGAGGCCAACACATCtgcatcgccccctggtggctggctgcagtacagctcataaacccctccTGCTCCACGGTAGCAGATGGGACACGTCAAATAACATTTTTCCAAAAatggtttcttttgtttgaggATGCGACTTTGCCAGGCAAACTTCACCAAAGTTGAACTCTAAGCCAAACACTAAACCaaaatgtgattgtgttttGCCATGGAAAGCAAATGTTTTAATTGCTCCTTCACTCGCATAGAATGGAGGTGCATGTGAGGCAGATATTCGGCATGATAACTTTGTGTTGCTGAGGTCTAACAAACATATCAAGTGTATTTCCTTCcccataaaacatttgcaaaggtGAATTTTTAAGTAGTTTACATTCACGTTAACTATCAgtccatcttcttcttctgttgctttGCTGATCCTTTGGTGCATTTCTTGGTGCTTTACTGCCACATGTAGATCAGTGGATTGGTGTGACACTGTTGATATTACTGGGTATCACATCACCTGGGCATCCACGTGTGGGCGTGCCTGAGATGCATAAAATACAAACTCCCATAGAGAAACAGCCTGAAACTCCACAGGGAACCTTTAAAGCTGACTTTAGTCCTtttgaccactagagggcagagACACTCCACACGGGGCTGATGTGCTATCAGCATATATTACTGTTACTACTATTATTACGACTGTCACTATCACACAAGCCTGAATTATTGATCAGATGATCAGGTTGATGTCGTCGCGTTCATACTGGTAACAAACACCTGCCTAAGGCATGTTTTACCAGGCAGTATCTTTTAGAAAATATGCAGTTTTCTGTATAATGTGTATAAACGGTTAACACCTTGTACTGTATATCTTTGTTCCAGTTAAGTCCAAagtgagctgcagtgaaactgCAATGAAATTTGAGGTTGAGAAGTCTTCACTGCCTCGAGTCTATGACAATAAACTGTGGCTCAGTGACACCAACAACGTCGCCTGCCAAGTCAAGTCCAACAGGACTCACTTCATAGCCGTCGCCCCCCTGAACTCTTGTGGCACTCAGCTCGAGGTAACTCAGGGTCTTTTGCTCCATTAGCCACTGGGCTCTTCTCTCAGTTATTGGTTTTCCTTCTTATTAGCAGTAAGACTGAATATATATCCTTTTCCTCTGCAGGAAAACGCTGATAACCtaattttcaaaaatgaaatcacaacaGTCTACAACGAAGTTCTGATCACCAGGAAACACCTGCTGGAGTTGCGGTTCTACTGCCAGTATCCCAAACGGGGAAACGTGAGAAAGATCTTCACAGCACGCAGGGACAACATCACTGTGTTCGAGAGAGGCTTCGGCACCTTCACCTACGTCTTCGAGTTCTACCGCAACAGCAAATTCCAAAATATTATTGAACCTGATTCATATCCTGTGCAGTATGAGGTAGGGGAAACGATCTTCATGCAGATTGAGGCCACCTCGACAGCCATTGACACCATACTGTTTGTGGAGTCCTGCAGAGCTGCACCATATGACACCCCAAACTACTCGCCAACCTACTCCATCATTGAAGACGGGTAGGCGTGAGTGCACCCCCTGGTGGCTACAGAAGACATGATGTGTTTTGTCAAAACTTTgtcagattttttgtttgtatatttaatatGCAAGCAAACAATCAAAGTTGTAGATGCATTTATGATATGACATGTTTCAAATGAGACAATACCCACATTTGATAGTATCCAAAGTCCTGAccatagaaaagaaaagaattacaCTCAGGGGTCAAAAGATGTGCTGATTATCATGTTTCTATGCTAGTACttattgaactttttaaaatcGAATATTTTGGCAACCTTATTGCAAATGAGGGGTTTGTGACTAAATTGTTGTCGTGGGAGTATGAAGGTCTGCTTAAATAGGCTCAGCCCATCCGTCCACCCATTGGCAAACACTGGATAGATAGATGGAAATGAAtgagttaatgttttttttagcttgtAGACGATAATCTCTGCTCATCTTCACTGGAATAACGCAGAGTTAAAGAGGCAACATTTCTTATGTTTTCCTGCCAGATGTTTTGTGGACCCAACTGTTAGAGAACACGCCCCCTCTATCAAGAGGCATTCCAGGTTCAGCATGGAGGCCTTCAAGTTCATCGGCTTGCATGACCAGGTGAAGATTGGATTGTAAATGTCTCTGTGATCCTCTCCAAGTGCTTCAATGAATAATTTCAATTTATCATGTATTCTTTAGTTAACCTGGAAAGGTTTACTCAGAATTATCTAATGCAGAGACATAACAGTACAAGTTTGTGTTTTCGAGTTAagctttttccattttcatttgacttgttttatttgtctcatTTTAAGAGTATTATTTAAAATCGTTTTTATGTTGTGATTATCTCAGGTGATTCGGTCTTTTGATGACTTCAGTGTAAAGAAGTTTCACATAGTGGCTTTGATGCCTGACCGTTGTGACACATAAATGTTGCTGAGGATCAGGTGGAGCAGCACTAACAGCAGTTTGTCTGCTGGTATAAAGCCAACATGTCCTGTTGCTTTCAGGTGTACATCAGCTGTTCAGTCCTCATGTGTAAAGCAGGGGACCCTAACACCAGGTGCTCACAGGGATGCATCGAGACCACAAAGCAAGGCTTTAGCCGCCGCGTAAAGCGAAATGCTGCCACCCAGACTCTGAGTCACTTTGTTTCCCAGGGTCCCATTCGCCTGAAGAGATCAGCAGAGAGCACAGGAAGCCCAGGTATACAGGTAGTGTTTTCTGCAAAGCACCTGCTTCGTTTGAGTTCAAATGCAAAttgttcttctcttctctccagtGATGAAGCCTAATGTGAACCTGGTTGTCGGCACTGGATGGCTTCTCGCGGCTGTTGGCATGATCAGTGCAGTGGTCATGTACAAAGGCAAAGGGTTGAGGGTCAAATACCAACCTCTGATTGAATATGAAAGCTCTGCAACAGCCTGAGCAGAATACTCATTCTGTTTAAACTGCATTTCACCATATAAAGCTTATTTTTGCTATCAGATATTGGTTCATATACTGAATTAAACTACATGTATATTTGTAGTTACATGTAGTTCACTGCTTCTCAAATACTACATGAATGAATTTTATATAAACGTCTTTAGAAACGCGTACAGATATATTTGTATCAgctgaaaggggaaaaaatcaGGGCCTTTGCAAATAGGAAACCAAATGGAAAGTTTTTTCCACTCAGCTGTTGGGTGCTCAGTTGTGGTGTTTACTGATGTGGGATTCTGTAGCTTTGCAGCTGCCTCTGCTATTATGTTTTACAGT
The Scatophagus argus isolate fScaArg1 chromosome 1, fScaArg1.pri, whole genome shotgun sequence DNA segment above includes these coding regions:
- the LOC124063529 gene encoding CUB and zona pellucida-like domain-containing protein 1, which encodes MSVWTVFVLLGTGLATVNCVKSKVSCSETAMKFEVEKSSLPRVYDNKLWLSDTNNVACQVKSNRTHFIAVAPLNSCGTQLEENADNLIFKNEITTVYNEVLITRKHLLELRFYCQYPKRGNVRKIFTARRDNITVFERGFGTFTYVFEFYRNSKFQNIIEPDSYPVQYEVGETIFMQIEATSTAIDTILFVESCRAAPYDTPNYSPTYSIIEDGCFVDPTVREHAPSIKRHSRFSMEAFKFIGLHDQVYISCSVLMCKAGDPNTRCSQGCIETTKQGFSRRVKRNAATQTLSHFVSQGPIRLKRSAESTGSPVMKPNVNLVVGTGWLLAAVGMISAVVMYKGKGLRVKYQPLIEYESSATA